The Breoghania sp. L-A4 sequence CCGGAGGCATTCGGCAACTCACTCAGCAGAGCTGTGAGAATCGCGCCGGATCCCGTCCCCAGATCCGCAAAGCGCAGCGAATCGGTGCGGCGTGACCGGGCGTCGACATCCGCGAGCACCGCTTCCACCAGACTCTCCGTATCCGGGCGCGGCTCCAGGGTCTGCGGCGACAGGACAAACTCCATCCCCCAGAAGGCCCGCCGTCCGAGGATCCGGCCGACGGGCGTCCGTCCCAGGCGCGCCGCGCGCATGCGCGCGATTTGCGCAAGCTGGTCGCTGTCCAGCGGGCGGTCCTCTTCCACCATGACCCGCGCGGGCTCGATGCCCGCGACCGCGGCGACGAGCATGCGCGCGTCAATCTCAGGCGACGCAAATCCGGCCGCGCGAAATGCATCGCGCAGATCGCGATAGGCGGCGCCAAGCGTCGTCGGGATCGTCACGCGCCCTCGTTGGCAGCCAGCAGAGCCGCCTGATGCTCGGTGATCAACGGATCGATGATCTCGTCCAGGGCATCGCCCGCGATCACCGGTTCCAGCTTGTACAGCGTCAGCCCGATACGGTGGTCGGTGACGCGGCCCTGCGGGAAATTGTAGGTGCGGATGCGTTCTGACCGGTCACCGGAGCCCACCTGCCCGCGCCGCGCCTCCGAGCGCTCGCTGTCCAGCCTGTCGCGCTCGGCTTCATACAGCTTGGCGCGCAGAACCGTCATGGCACGGGCCCGGTTCTGGTGCTGCGACTTCTCGGAAGAGGTGACCACGATGCCGCTGGGGATATGGGTGATCCGGACGGCGGAATCGGTGGTGTTGACGTGCTGACCGCCGGCGCCCGAGGCACGCATCGTGTCGATGCGGATGTCCTCGCTGCGGACCTCGATGTCGACATCCTGCGCTTCGGGCAGCACGGCCACGGTGGCGGCGGAGGTATGGATGCGGCCGCCCGATTCGGTGGCCGGAACCCGCTGTACGCGATGCACGCCCGATTCGAATTTGAGCCGCGCGAAAACGCCGTTGCCGATCACCGAGGCGATGACTTCCTTGTAGCCACCCACCTCGCCTTCGCTGGCGGACAGGATCTCGACCTTCCAGTTGTGAAGCTCGGCGTAACGCTGATACATGCGGAACAGCGTGCCGGCGAACAGCGCCGCCTCATCGCCGCCCGTGCCGGCGCGCACTTCCAGAATGGCGTTGCCCGCATCCGCCGCGTCCTTGGGCAGCAGCGCGACGCGGATTTCCTGCGCCAGCGTTGCCGCGCGTTCCTTCAACTCCGGAAGCTCGGCTTCGGCCAGCTCACGCATCTCGGCGTCGGTCTCGGGATCCTCAAGCAGGCTTTCCAGCCCCTCGCGTTCCTCGTTCACCTGCCGAAGGGTCCGAACCATCCCCACGACCGGCTCCAGCTCGGCGTGATCACGCGCCAGTCGGACATAGGTCGCCGGGTCCGGATTGGCGGACATCCGGGCCTCGATTTCAGCGAAGCGGTCGAGCAGACCGTCAAGTTTGTCCTGCGCGAGCATAGGGCGCGGATCTCCAGAATGGTCGGTGTTGATCGCGGCGCTGGCGCGCCGCGAGAGAAGACGCGCTCGTGAATGTCACAAATCAGACCTGCACGCCATGCTCATCGGCGAACGTGCGCAGTAACTGCCGGATGTTGACCGCGCCGCTGCCGGGCTCCAGCCGCGGCAGCAGCCGCGCGCGCAGCCGGCCGATATCGAGCTTGAGCAGCATCGCCTTGACCGGACCGATGGACGAAGGCGACATCGAGATGTCGCGATAGCCCAGGGCCAGCAGCGCCATGGCTTCCAGGGGCTTGCCGGCCATCTCGCCGCACAGCGTCACCGGTACGTGGGCGCCATTCGCCTCATCGACGATCTTCTTGAGCGCCCGCAGGAACGACACGTTCAACGGATCGAACCGTTCCGCCACCCGCGTATTGCCGCGATCGACGGCGTTGAAGAACTGGAACAGGTCGTTTGAGCCGACGGAGACGAAATCCACAGCCTGGAACAGATCCTCCAACTGATACAGCAGCGAGGGAACCTCCAGCATGACGCCGAGCCGGACCTTGTCCGGCGGCCGGTGCTTGTGGCGGCCCAGGTGCCGCAGCTCGCGCTCCACCAGCACCTTGGCCTGCTCGAATTCCGACACATCGGAGACCATGGGGAACATCAGCTTCAGCTCGCGCCCGCTCGCCGCCCGCAGCAACGCGCGGATCTGGGTGCGCAACAGGCCCGGACGGTCGAGCCCGAGCCGGATCGCGCGCCAGCCCATCGCCGGATTTTCTTCCTGGATGGAGCGAATATAGGGAAGCACCTTGTCGCCGCCAATATCCAGCGAGCGGAACGTCACAGGCCGGCTGCCGGCCGAATCCAGCACCTGCGAATACAGCGCGCACTGCTCGGTCATGCGCGGGAAGGTGGACACCACCATGAACTGCAGCTCGGTGCGAAACAGACCGATACCCGCGGCGCCCGATTCGTCGAGATGCGGCAGATCCACCACCAGGCCTGCGTTGAGCTGCAGCGTCACGTCCTGCTTGTCACGGCTGATCGAGGGCTTGTTGCGCAGACGGCGGAACTGCGCCTGCCTGCGGGCGCGAAAGCGGACTTTCTCGGCGAAAGCGTTTTCAACGTCCGCCGACGGACGCAAATGCACCTGCCCCAGCTCGCCGTCGATGATGACCGCATCGCCGCCTTCGACCAGCGAGACGATGTCGGGCACCTGCGCGACGGTCGCGATTCCGAGCGCCCGGGCCACGATGGCCACATGACTGGTCGGGCCGCTTTCCTCAAGGATCAGACCGCGGACACAGTTCCGGTCGTAGTCCAGAAGCTCGGCCGCGCCCATCGTCCTCGCGATGATGATCGCGTCCTTGGGCAAATCCGCCGCCACCGCTCCGTGCGGCCGGCCGATCAGCTCGCGCATCAGGCGGTTTGCCAGATCGTCCAGGTCATGCAAGCGCTCGCGCAGGTAAGGATCGGTCTGGCGCAGCATGCGCGCGCGCGTGTCGCTCTGCACCTTCTCCACCGCGGCTTCCGCGGTGAGGCCATTGCGGATCGCCTCCTCGATGCGGCGCACCCAGCCACGGTCCTGGGCGAACATGCGATAGGCCTCGAGCACCTCGCGGTGCTCGCCGTGCTGCACCATCTCGCCACGCGACAGCATGTCGTCGAGCGACACGCGCATGGTGTTCACGGCCTTCTCCAGCCGCTCCACCTCGCGCTCGATATCCTCGGCGATCAGATTGGTGACCACGACGCGCGGCTCGTGCAACACCGCGTGACCCAGGCCGACGCCGTCGACCAGCGACAGGCCGGTGAGATGCAGCGAACGCGTCAGATCGAGGCGGGCGCCCTGATGGGAAATCGCTTCCAGCTCGGCCGCCGCGAGCATCTCGGCGATGACCATCGCCGTGGTCTGCAGCGCCTCTACCTCATCCTCGTAATAGGTGCGGTGCGCCTTGTTCTGGACCACCAGAACGCCAAGCGTGCGTCCGGCGCGCAGAATCGGCACGCCGAGGAAGGAATTGTAGATTTCCTCGCCGGTCTCCGGCAGATAGGCGAAGGAGGGATGCGCCTGCGCATTGGGCAGA is a genomic window containing:
- the prmC gene encoding peptide chain release factor N(5)-glutamine methyltransferase, with translation MTIPTTLGAAYRDLRDAFRAAGFASPEIDARMLVAAVAGIEPARVMVEEDRPLDSDQLAQIARMRAARLGRTPVGRILGRRAFWGMEFVLSPQTLEPRPDTESLVEAVLADVDARSRRTDSLRFADLGTGSGAILTALLSELPNASGIGTDISAEALATARRNAQANGVGDRAAFQRSSFGEALEGQGGFDFIVSNPPYITDAALARLDPEVRLHDPERALAGGPDGLDAYRAIVVWAASHLHSPAASLYLEIGYDQAASVSGLCRAAGFSNITLRQDLSGLDRVVIATM
- the prfA gene encoding peptide chain release factor 1 — encoded protein: MLAQDKLDGLLDRFAEIEARMSANPDPATYVRLARDHAELEPVVGMVRTLRQVNEEREGLESLLEDPETDAEMRELAEAELPELKERAATLAQEIRVALLPKDAADAGNAILEVRAGTGGDEAALFAGTLFRMYQRYAELHNWKVEILSASEGEVGGYKEVIASVIGNGVFARLKFESGVHRVQRVPATESGGRIHTSAATVAVLPEAQDVDIEVRSEDIRIDTMRASGAGGQHVNTTDSAVRITHIPSGIVVTSSEKSQHQNRARAMTVLRAKLYEAERDRLDSERSEARRGQVGSGDRSERIRTYNFPQGRVTDHRIGLTLYKLEPVIAGDALDEIIDPLITEHQAALLAANEGA
- the ptsP gene encoding phosphoenolpyruvate--protein phosphotransferase, with amino-acid sequence MRGNLAGPRVLLRRLREVMADQSSAQERLDKIVVLIAANVVAEVCSVYILRADGRLELYATEGLNASAVHQTSLSVNEGLVGLIAAEARPLNLPNAQAHPSFAYLPETGEEIYNSFLGVPILRAGRTLGVLVVQNKAHRTYYEDEVEALQTTAMVIAEMLAAAELEAISHQGARLDLTRSLHLTGLSLVDGVGLGHAVLHEPRVVVTNLIAEDIEREVERLEKAVNTMRVSLDDMLSRGEMVQHGEHREVLEAYRMFAQDRGWVRRIEEAIRNGLTAEAAVEKVQSDTRARMLRQTDPYLRERLHDLDDLANRLMRELIGRPHGAVAADLPKDAIIIARTMGAAELLDYDRNCVRGLILEESGPTSHVAIVARALGIATVAQVPDIVSLVEGGDAVIIDGELGQVHLRPSADVENAFAEKVRFRARRQAQFRRLRNKPSISRDKQDVTLQLNAGLVVDLPHLDESGAAGIGLFRTELQFMVVSTFPRMTEQCALYSQVLDSAGSRPVTFRSLDIGGDKVLPYIRSIQEENPAMGWRAIRLGLDRPGLLRTQIRALLRAASGRELKLMFPMVSDVSEFEQAKVLVERELRHLGRHKHRPPDKVRLGVMLEVPSLLYQLEDLFQAVDFVSVGSNDLFQFFNAVDRGNTRVAERFDPLNVSFLRALKKIVDEANGAHVPVTLCGEMAGKPLEAMALLALGYRDISMSPSSIGPVKAMLLKLDIGRLRARLLPRLEPGSGAVNIRQLLRTFADEHGVQV